From the Poseidonibacter antarcticus genome, the window TTCAAGCAGCTGCAATTGTTTCAAGAGAACATCATGAAAAATATAATGGTTTAGGATATCCTAGAGGATTAAAAGAATCACAAATTCATATTTTTGCACGAATAACTGCAGTTGCTGATGTTTTCGATGCATTAGGAAGTAATAGAGTGTATAAAAAAGCATGGGAAGATGAAAAAATATTTAAGCTATTTAGAGAGGAAAAAGGTAAGCACTTCGATCCTAAAATAATAGAATTATTCTTTGAAAATATCGATGAAATTTTTAAAGTTCGTAAGATGTTTCAAGATATATAAAGTTTTATTTTATATATCTTGAAAAACTATTAAGAATGTTTATGTGAGCCTTCATGATTTTTTATAATTTTTATCATACTATCTTCATCAAGTTTTTTTAGCATATCTTTTTTATACAGTTCGATTACTTCATTTGTTGTAATTCTATCTTCTCCTGCATAATAAATATTCATATTTGTTGCTTGTATTTTTTTATATGGATTAATTCCCATCTCTTTAATTATAATATCATTTACACCTTTTTGTATAAACCATTCAATAATTGCCGAACCACCTTCTTTTTTATTTTCTTCAATAGTTAAATTCTCACCATCATAAAAAGCAAAATATTTTGCTTTTCCAAAAAGTGGTGAAACTGCTGCGTTTTCTTTATTTGTTTTTACTGGAAATGATATCATTTCTATTATCCTTTATAATATAATGTTTATAAAAGCTTTCGCTTATATTTATTAAAATCATTAAAAAAAAGAAGTAAATAAAACTCTT encodes:
- a CDS encoding NifB/NifX family molybdenum-iron cluster-binding protein, with translation MISFPVKTNKENAAVSPLFGKAKYFAFYDGENLTIEENKKEGGSAIIEWFIQKGVNDIIIKEMGINPYKKIQATNMNIYYAGEDRITTNEVIELYKKDMLKKLDEDSMIKIIKNHEGSHKHS